In the genome of Streptomyces globosus, one region contains:
- the proB gene encoding glutamate 5-kinase, with protein MSAARQGVVDARRIVVKVGSSSLTTAAGGLDADRVDALVDVLAKARSGGEKEIVLVSSGAIAAGLAPLGLRRRPTDLARQQAAASVGQGLLVARYTASFARYGVRVGQVLLTTDDTSRRAHYRNAYRTLDQLLAMGALPVVNENDTVATDEIRFGDNDRLAALVAHLVRADLLVLLSDVDGLYDGDPSLPGTSRIDQVRGPQDIAHVSIGSAGKAGVGTGGMVTKVEAARIAAAAGIPVVLTSASHAADALAGRETGTHFHATGRRSANRLLWLQHASTPQGHLVLDEGAVRAVTERGSSLLPAGIAAVEGDFTAGDPVELRGPDGRAVARGLVNFDAKELPRLLGRSTRELARELGPEYEREVIHRDDLVLLQG; from the coding sequence TCAAGGTCGGCTCCTCCTCCCTGACCACCGCGGCCGGCGGACTGGACGCCGACCGGGTGGACGCACTGGTCGACGTACTGGCCAAGGCCCGCAGCGGCGGCGAGAAGGAGATCGTCCTCGTCTCCAGCGGCGCCATCGCCGCCGGCCTCGCCCCGCTCGGCCTGCGCCGCCGCCCCACCGACCTCGCCCGGCAGCAGGCCGCCGCCAGCGTCGGCCAGGGCCTCCTCGTCGCCCGCTACACCGCCTCCTTCGCCCGCTACGGCGTCCGCGTCGGCCAGGTCCTGCTCACCACCGACGACACCAGCCGGCGCGCGCACTACCGCAACGCCTACCGCACACTCGACCAGCTGCTCGCCATGGGCGCCCTGCCGGTCGTCAACGAGAACGACACCGTCGCCACGGACGAGATCCGCTTCGGCGACAACGACCGCCTCGCCGCGCTCGTCGCCCACCTCGTCCGCGCCGACCTCCTCGTCCTGCTCTCCGACGTCGACGGCCTCTACGACGGCGACCCCTCGCTGCCCGGCACCAGCCGCATCGACCAGGTCCGCGGCCCGCAGGACATCGCGCACGTCTCCATCGGCAGCGCCGGCAAGGCCGGCGTGGGCACCGGCGGCATGGTCACCAAGGTCGAGGCCGCGCGCATCGCCGCCGCCGCGGGGATCCCCGTCGTCCTCACCTCCGCCAGCCACGCCGCCGACGCGCTCGCCGGCCGCGAGACCGGCACCCACTTCCACGCCACCGGCCGCCGCTCCGCCAACCGGCTGCTCTGGCTCCAGCACGCCTCGACGCCCCAGGGGCACCTCGTCCTCGACGAGGGCGCCGTCCGCGCCGTCACCGAGCGCGGCAGCTCCCTGCTGCCCGCCGGCATCGCGGCCGTCGAGGGCGACTTCACCGCCGGCGACCCGGTCGAGCTGCGGGGCCCCGACGGACGGGCCGTCGCGCGCGGCCTCGTCAACTTCGACGCGAAGGAGCTGCCGCGGCTTCTCGGCCGCTCGACCCGCGAACTTGCCCGGGAACTCGGTCCCGAGTACGAGCGCGAGGTCATCCACAGGGACGATCTGGTCCTGCTGCAGGGCTGA